Proteins encoded together in one Bradyrhizobium sp. PSBB068 window:
- the glgB gene encoding 1,4-alpha-glucan branching protein GlgB — MNKLPAEAYAIIEGRHSDPFHYLGLHAEGDRNVVRAFLPDATNVEAIGEHGETAPLARIHDAGLFAGPLPNGSTRYQLRARFGDNVVELEDAYRFPPILSDFDLYLLGEGTHQRVYDTLGAHPMTLDGVDGIGFVVLAPNARRVSVVGDFNFWDGRRHPMRVRGPGYWELFIPRARVGDHYKFEIIGRNGQHLPLKSDPLAFAAEVRPKTASIVIDERKIPHPRPAPDRVNALSSPMSIYEVHLGSWRRKGRNEWLTYREMAEQLPAYASDMGFTHLEFLPISEHPFDGSWGYQPTGMFAPTSRFGSPDDFAALIDACHGAGLAVLLDWVPGHFPDDPHGLGNFDGTALYEHANPLQGRHLDWGTLIYNYGRTEVTNFLVSNALFWLDRYGVDGLRVDAVASMLYLDYSRPAGGWIPNKYGGRENIEAIDFLRRFNTELFAHFPQATTAAEESTAWPQVSRPVEYGGLGFGYKWNMGWMHDTLKYIGKDPIHRKHHHGDILFGLHYAFSENFILPLSHDEVVHGKRSILGRMPGDDWQRFANLRAYYSFMFGHPGKKLMFMGCEFGQEREWNHDYSIDWHLLQQPKHSGIQNLVRDLNRLYRALPALHELDCDQAGFEWVITDDANNNVFAWIRKGNDARARCLVVVNFSPNVYRNYRVRVPFAGKWHEVFNSDSSHYGGTNVGNIGEVRASEGATPELSLTIPPLAAIFLVPES, encoded by the coding sequence ATGAACAAACTGCCCGCCGAGGCCTATGCCATCATCGAGGGTCGCCACTCCGATCCGTTCCACTATCTCGGCCTGCACGCCGAGGGGGATCGCAACGTCGTGCGCGCCTTCCTGCCTGATGCCACCAATGTCGAGGCGATCGGCGAGCATGGCGAAACCGCACCGCTGGCGCGGATCCATGATGCCGGCCTGTTCGCGGGCCCCCTGCCGAACGGCTCGACGCGCTACCAGCTCCGCGCCCGATTCGGCGACAACGTCGTCGAGCTGGAGGACGCCTACCGCTTTCCGCCGATCCTGAGCGATTTCGATCTCTATCTGCTCGGCGAAGGCACGCATCAGCGGGTTTACGACACGCTCGGTGCGCATCCGATGACGCTCGACGGTGTCGACGGCATCGGCTTCGTGGTGCTAGCGCCGAATGCGCGGCGAGTCAGCGTGGTCGGCGACTTCAATTTCTGGGATGGACGGCGGCATCCGATGCGGGTGCGCGGCCCCGGCTATTGGGAGCTGTTCATCCCGCGGGCACGGGTCGGCGACCACTACAAGTTCGAGATCATCGGGCGCAACGGCCAGCATCTGCCGCTGAAGTCTGATCCGCTGGCGTTTGCCGCCGAGGTACGGCCGAAGACCGCCTCGATCGTGATCGACGAGCGCAAGATCCCGCATCCGCGTCCGGCGCCCGATCGCGTCAACGCACTGAGCTCGCCGATGTCGATCTACGAGGTGCATCTCGGCTCGTGGCGCCGCAAGGGCCGCAATGAGTGGCTGACCTATCGCGAGATGGCCGAGCAGTTGCCGGCCTATGCCAGCGACATGGGTTTCACCCATCTCGAGTTCCTGCCTATATCAGAGCATCCGTTCGACGGCTCCTGGGGCTACCAGCCGACCGGGATGTTCGCGCCGACCAGCCGCTTCGGCTCGCCGGACGATTTCGCCGCGCTGATCGACGCCTGTCACGGCGCCGGCCTCGCCGTGCTGCTCGATTGGGTCCCCGGGCATTTCCCCGACGATCCGCATGGCCTCGGCAATTTCGACGGCACCGCGCTCTACGAGCACGCCAATCCGCTGCAGGGCCGCCACCTCGACTGGGGCACCTTGATTTACAATTACGGGCGCACCGAGGTCACCAATTTCCTGGTGTCGAACGCGCTGTTCTGGCTCGACCGCTACGGCGTCGACGGGCTGCGGGTCGATGCCGTCGCTTCGATGCTCTACCTCGACTACAGCCGTCCGGCCGGCGGCTGGATCCCGAACAAATATGGCGGCCGCGAGAACATCGAGGCGATCGATTTCCTGCGCCGCTTCAACACCGAGCTGTTCGCACACTTCCCGCAGGCGACGACCGCGGCGGAGGAGTCCACTGCCTGGCCGCAGGTGTCGCGTCCGGTCGAATATGGCGGGCTCGGCTTCGGCTACAAGTGGAACATGGGCTGGATGCACGACACGCTGAAATACATCGGCAAGGACCCGATTCACCGCAAGCACCATCACGGCGACATCCTGTTCGGCCTGCACTACGCCTTTTCGGAGAACTTCATCCTGCCGCTGTCCCACGACGAGGTCGTGCACGGCAAGCGCTCGATCCTCGGCCGCATGCCCGGCGACGACTGGCAGCGCTTCGCCAATCTGCGCGCCTATTACAGCTTCATGTTCGGCCATCCCGGCAAGAAGCTGATGTTCATGGGCTGCGAGTTCGGCCAGGAGCGCGAGTGGAATCACGACTACTCGATCGATTGGCATCTGCTGCAACAGCCGAAGCACAGCGGCATCCAGAACCTGGTCCGCGACCTCAACCGGCTCTACCGCGCGCTGCCGGCGCTGCATGAGCTCGACTGCGACCAGGCCGGGTTCGAATGGGTCATAACCGACGATGCCAACAACAATGTGTTCGCCTGGATCCGCAAGGGCAATGATGCGCGCGCACGCTGCCTCGTGGTCGTGAATTTCTCGCCCAACGTCTATCGCAATTATCGCGTCCGCGTGCCGTTCGCCGGCAAATGGCACGAGGTGTTCAACTCGGATTCCTCGCATTACGGCGGCACCAATGTCGGCAATATCGGCGAGGTCCGTGCTTCCGAGGGCGCCACGCCCGAGCTGAGCCTGACCATCCCGCCGCTGGCAGCGATCTTCCTCGTACCGGAAAGCTAG
- the treZ gene encoding malto-oligosyltrehalose trehalohydrolase — MSAQHFGPELTADGARFRLWAPAAKRVDLLLDKPHALTRDAAGWYVAEIPGTRDGTRYKFRIDDEVDVPDPASAFQPDDVFGPSEVIDHAAFKWRATGWRGRPWHEAVILEAHVGTFTPDGTYRAMIDRLDHLVATGITALELMPLADFAGKRNWGYDGVLWYAPDSAYGRPEDLKTLIDEAHLRGLMVMLDVVYNHFGPEGNYLGRYAPSFFSDAHTPWGSAIDYRVPEVRAFAIGSVVSWLRDYRFDGLRFDAVNTIVEAGEISILHDFSKAAGQLAAETGRQINLVLENGDNIASLLDDAEDPPDGKFRGQWNDDYHHAWHVLLTGEKQGYYGDYRAPKLDLARALSSGYIYQGEVSEFWGGKARGEPSGALSPTCFINFLQNHDQIGNRPLGDRLESIAKPEAIEAALAVTLIAPNTPMLFMGEEWGATTPFPFFCDFNGDLANAVRAGRRREFAWAYAKYGDEIPDPLIDETMQSAVLDWAALDHDPARARLALVRDLLAVRRREITPRLPGASFGGDRVTSDLLTAHWRLGDGRTLWLTANLSDRDIPGAPEPKGTAIWGRALSGNLPGWAARWHIG, encoded by the coding sequence ATGAGCGCGCAGCATTTCGGACCCGAACTGACCGCTGATGGCGCGCGCTTTCGGCTCTGGGCGCCGGCGGCGAAGCGCGTCGACCTGCTGCTGGACAAGCCGCACGCGCTCACGCGCGATGCGGCCGGCTGGTACGTCGCCGAGATTCCGGGCACGCGCGACGGAACCCGCTACAAATTCCGCATCGATGACGAGGTCGACGTGCCCGACCCCGCCTCCGCGTTCCAGCCGGACGATGTGTTCGGCCCGAGCGAGGTGATCGATCACGCAGCCTTCAAATGGCGCGCGACGGGGTGGCGTGGACGTCCGTGGCACGAGGCCGTCATCCTCGAGGCCCATGTCGGCACCTTCACGCCGGACGGCACCTATCGCGCCATGATCGACAGGCTCGATCATCTGGTGGCAACCGGCATCACCGCGCTCGAACTGATGCCGCTGGCGGATTTCGCCGGCAAGCGCAACTGGGGCTATGACGGCGTGCTGTGGTATGCGCCCGACAGCGCCTACGGCAGGCCGGAGGACCTCAAGACCCTGATCGACGAGGCGCATCTGCGCGGGCTGATGGTGATGCTCGACGTGGTCTACAACCATTTCGGCCCCGAGGGGAATTACCTCGGCCGCTATGCGCCGAGCTTCTTCAGCGACGCGCATACGCCATGGGGCAGCGCGATCGATTATCGCGTGCCCGAAGTGCGCGCCTTTGCGATCGGCAGCGTCGTGAGCTGGCTGCGCGACTATCGCTTCGACGGCCTGCGGTTCGACGCCGTAAACACCATCGTCGAAGCCGGCGAAATCTCCATCCTGCACGACTTCAGCAAAGCCGCCGGCCAACTCGCGGCTGAGACCGGCCGCCAGATCAACCTCGTGCTCGAAAACGGCGACAACATCGCGAGCCTGCTCGATGATGCGGAGGACCCGCCGGATGGCAAGTTCCGTGGACAGTGGAATGACGACTACCACCACGCCTGGCATGTGCTGCTGACCGGCGAAAAGCAGGGCTATTATGGCGACTACCGGGCGCCGAAGCTGGACCTCGCGCGCGCGCTGTCATCGGGCTACATCTACCAGGGCGAAGTATCGGAGTTCTGGGGCGGCAAGGCCCGCGGCGAGCCGAGCGGCGCGCTGTCACCGACCTGCTTCATTAACTTCCTGCAGAATCACGACCAGATCGGCAACCGCCCGCTGGGCGACCGGCTCGAGAGCATTGCAAAACCCGAGGCGATCGAAGCCGCGCTCGCGGTCACGCTGATCGCACCCAACACGCCGATGCTGTTCATGGGCGAGGAATGGGGCGCGACGACCCCCTTCCCGTTCTTCTGCGATTTCAACGGCGACCTCGCCAATGCGGTCCGCGCCGGGCGGCGCCGCGAGTTCGCCTGGGCCTATGCCAAATATGGCGACGAGATTCCCGATCCGCTTATTGATGAGACAATGCAGTCGGCCGTGCTCGATTGGGCGGCGCTCGACCATGATCCGGCGCGTGCGCGGCTTGCGCTGGTGCGCGACCTGCTCGCCGTACGCCGGCGCGAGATCACGCCGCGGCTCCCAGGGGCAAGCTTCGGCGGCGACCGCGTCACGAGTGATCTCCTGACCGCGCATTGGCGGCTGGGCGATGGCCGCACGCTGTGGCTGACCGCCAATCTGTCCGATCGGGACATACCCGGCGCGCCGGAGCCGAAGGGAACTGCGATCTGGGGCCGCGCGTTGTCCGGCAACCTCCCCGGCTGGGCGGCGCGCTGGCACATCGGATAG
- the glgX gene encoding glycogen debranching protein GlgX, translating into MRLTGGTSARLGASWDGRGTNFALFSANAEKVELCLFDGQGRRELERIEMPERTEDVWHCYLNDVSPGQLYGYRVYGPYAPERGHRFNANKLLLDPYAKRLAGRLVWSDAHFAYRTGSAREDLSFDRRDNARGMPKAVVVDESFNWGRREIRPHVPWQDTIIYEAHVKGLTQKREDVPPNLRGTYGGLSSPAMIDHLKRLGVTTIELLPIHGLIDDRVLVEKKLSNYWGYNTIAFFAPEARYAQENALDSFRTTVARLHDAGIEVLLDVVYNHTAEGNHMGPTLCFRGIDNASYYWLNRENPRFYDDFTGCGSSVNLTHPRVLQMVMDSLRYWVEVCHVDGFRFDLATTLARGPNGFDRNHPLLAAIRQDPVLATAKMVAEPWDLGLGGYQVGAFPSQWSEWNDRYRSAMRRYWSGEGSLIGDISGRMTASSDLFHHDNRATRASINHITVHDGFTLADLFSYNEKHNEANGEDNRDGSNDNHSNNCGHEGPTDDPAIIAMRRQLRKNALACLLLAQGTPLILAGDEVANTQGGNNNAYCQDNETGWIGWENLGTDDDVIDFIGHLTALRQRFGQIRCQSWLDGRRADGSYGVLWLTPAAEEMKESDWQFPESRFLAYVLGPMEQGQAPIFIVLNAAPQEIVFRMPRMAEYKSWQQVLNTTKSEQTGDQIAAGADTTAPPRSVLAFAGSA; encoded by the coding sequence ATGCGTCTGACCGGGGGAACGTCCGCACGGCTCGGTGCAAGCTGGGACGGCAGAGGCACCAATTTTGCGCTGTTCTCGGCGAATGCGGAGAAGGTCGAGCTGTGCCTGTTCGACGGCCAGGGACGCCGCGAGCTCGAGCGGATCGAGATGCCGGAGCGTACCGAGGACGTCTGGCACTGCTATCTCAATGACGTCTCGCCGGGCCAGCTCTACGGCTACCGCGTCTACGGGCCCTACGCGCCGGAACGGGGTCACCGCTTCAACGCCAACAAGCTGCTGCTCGATCCCTACGCCAAGCGGCTCGCCGGACGGCTGGTGTGGAGCGACGCGCATTTCGCCTATCGCACCGGCAGTGCGCGCGAGGATCTTTCCTTCGACCGGCGCGACAACGCCCGCGGCATGCCGAAGGCGGTCGTGGTCGACGAGAGCTTCAACTGGGGCCGCCGCGAGATCCGGCCGCACGTTCCCTGGCAAGACACCATCATTTACGAGGCCCACGTCAAGGGCCTGACCCAGAAGCGCGAGGACGTGCCGCCGAATTTGCGCGGCACTTATGGCGGCCTGTCCTCGCCTGCGATGATCGACCATCTCAAGCGGCTCGGCGTCACCACCATCGAGCTGTTGCCGATCCACGGCCTGATCGACGACCGCGTCCTGGTCGAGAAGAAGCTTTCGAATTACTGGGGCTACAACACCATCGCCTTCTTCGCGCCCGAGGCGCGTTACGCCCAGGAAAATGCGCTGGACTCGTTCCGTACGACAGTCGCACGACTGCACGATGCCGGCATCGAGGTGCTGCTCGACGTCGTCTACAACCACACCGCCGAGGGCAACCACATGGGCCCGACGCTGTGCTTCCGCGGCATCGACAATGCCTCCTACTACTGGCTGAACCGCGAGAACCCGCGCTTCTACGACGACTTCACCGGCTGCGGCAGCTCGGTCAACCTCACCCATCCGCGCGTGCTGCAGATGGTGATGGACTCACTGCGCTACTGGGTCGAGGTCTGCCATGTCGACGGCTTCCGCTTCGATCTCGCCACGACCCTCGCACGTGGGCCGAACGGATTCGATCGCAACCATCCCCTGCTCGCGGCGATCCGCCAGGACCCGGTGCTGGCGACCGCAAAAATGGTCGCCGAGCCTTGGGACCTCGGTCTCGGCGGCTACCAGGTCGGCGCCTTCCCGTCGCAATGGTCGGAGTGGAACGACCGCTATCGCAGCGCGATGCGGCGCTACTGGAGCGGCGAGGGCAGCCTGATCGGCGATATCTCCGGCCGCATGACCGCCTCCTCGGATCTGTTTCACCACGACAACCGCGCGACCCGCGCCAGCATCAATCACATCACGGTGCATGACGGCTTCACGCTCGCCGACCTGTTCAGCTACAACGAGAAGCACAACGAGGCCAATGGCGAGGACAATCGCGACGGCTCCAACGACAACCACAGCAACAATTGCGGTCATGAAGGCCCGACCGATGACCCAGCGATCATCGCGATGCGCCGCCAATTGCGGAAGAACGCGCTGGCTTGCCTGCTGCTCGCACAAGGCACGCCGCTGATACTTGCCGGCGACGAGGTCGCCAACACGCAAGGGGGCAACAACAACGCCTATTGCCAGGACAATGAGACCGGCTGGATCGGCTGGGAGAACCTCGGCACGGACGACGACGTCATCGATTTCATCGGTCATCTCACCGCACTGCGGCAGCGGTTCGGGCAGATCCGCTGCCAGAGCTGGCTCGACGGCCGCCGCGCCGACGGCAGCTACGGGGTACTCTGGCTGACGCCGGCGGCGGAGGAGATGAAGGAATCCGACTGGCAATTCCCGGAAAGCCGGTTCCTCGCCTACGTGCTGGGGCCGATGGAACAAGGACAGGCGCCGATCTTTATCGTGCTCAATGCCGCGCCGCAGGAGATCGTGTTCAGGATGCCGAGGATGGCCGAATACAAGAGCTGGCAGCAGGTTCTGAACACGACGAAGTCGGAGCAGACCGGTGACCAGATTGCGGCCGGCGCCGATACCACCGCACCGCCGCGTTCGGTGCTGGCATTTGCAGGCTCCGCATGA
- the treS gene encoding maltose alpha-D-glucosyltransferase encodes MNVFSSVNAEAKVATETADQLWYKDAIIYQLHVKAFADSNNDGIGDFTGLTEKLGYLQELGVTALWLLPFYPSPGRDDGYDIGDYGDINPDFGTMKDFKRFIQEAKKRGLRVITELVINHTSDQHAWFKRARRSPPNSSARSWYVWSDTDQKYLDTRIIFTDTEKSNWTWDPEAGQFYWHRFFSHQPDLNFDNPRVVRAIVQVMKRWLDTGVDGFRLDAIPYLCERDGTNNENLPETHAIIKRLRQELDAYAKGKILLAEANQWPEDVQEYFGHGDECHMAYHFPLMPRIYMAIAQEDRFPITDILRQTPDIPAACQWALFLRNHDELTLEMVTDVERDYLWSTYANDPRARINVGIRRRLAPLMDNDRRKIELMNSLLLSFPGTPIIYYGDEIGMGDNIYLGDRNGVRTPMQWSPDRNGGFSRADPARLYAPMIMDPVYGYESVNVEAQSRSLSSLLSATKRLIAVRKSTLAFGRGTMTFIRPENRSVLAYVRQYQGEVILCVANLSRSAQATELDLSAFKDRIPLEMLGRTRFPAIGELPYMITLAPYGFYWFQLQERDKSEPVTPRAVPEFETLVVPLNSTWTSLARERGVFEHDVLPGHLARMRWYPEHSAKAIQPTLVAAIPFCDVGDNRPWLIFFETTERGTTSRYVLPMQIEWVRFDRERYNPRAFAAVRQGAREGTLLDVATDQIFTGLFLRNLRENLTVDEGEQGLKLEFRPTSRFSDRPVRQPERIRVFENDQPHSTALVDNEYVTKIYRKLEVGINPEIEMGRFLTEVVNFPNTPALLGTSELVEGDKRSAIAVLHAMVVNQGDLWTVAASHLDRLVERQRLLAASEGPAENGGDQATYLRHMAHAGKRLAELHIALASNRDLPEFAPEPTRSEDLQRWIDEIVARAERVFDTLKQRRSSLKEAERLLADQLQAQHDMLPERLKALLPRDTDGFNIRHHGDLHLGQLLVVKDDVFIIDFDGGPGRTIAERRRKAPPARDVAGLIRSIDYAATAALERALKVFPDESGRLSLALAEWRDQAADTLLAAYRVTMAGQRLWPNEAKAADRLLNFFLLEKAFYEIEYELANRPDWLRVPLTGLLRLLAQQPHEVA; translated from the coding sequence ATGAACGTATTCTCCTCCGTCAACGCCGAGGCGAAGGTCGCGACCGAGACCGCGGACCAGCTGTGGTACAAGGACGCGATCATCTACCAGCTGCACGTCAAGGCGTTCGCCGACAGCAACAATGACGGCATCGGCGACTTCACCGGGCTGACGGAGAAGCTCGGCTATTTGCAGGAGCTCGGTGTCACCGCGCTGTGGCTGCTGCCGTTCTATCCCTCGCCCGGCCGCGACGACGGCTACGACATCGGCGATTACGGCGACATCAATCCCGATTTCGGGACCATGAAGGACTTCAAGCGCTTCATCCAGGAAGCCAAGAAGCGCGGCCTGCGCGTCATCACCGAGCTCGTCATCAACCACACCTCGGACCAGCATGCCTGGTTCAAGCGCGCGCGCCGCAGCCCGCCGAATTCGAGCGCGCGCAGCTGGTACGTCTGGAGCGATACCGACCAGAAGTACCTCGATACACGTATCATCTTCACCGATACCGAGAAGTCGAATTGGACCTGGGATCCGGAGGCCGGCCAGTTCTACTGGCACCGCTTCTTCTCGCACCAGCCGGACCTCAATTTCGACAATCCGCGCGTGGTGCGGGCCATCGTGCAGGTGATGAAGCGCTGGCTCGACACCGGCGTCGACGGCTTCCGGCTCGACGCCATTCCCTATCTGTGCGAGCGCGACGGCACCAACAACGAGAACCTGCCGGAGACGCATGCCATCATCAAGCGGCTGCGCCAGGAACTCGATGCCTATGCCAAGGGCAAGATCCTGCTGGCCGAGGCCAATCAATGGCCGGAGGACGTGCAGGAATATTTCGGCCATGGCGACGAATGCCACATGGCCTATCACTTTCCGCTGATGCCGCGCATCTACATGGCGATCGCGCAGGAAGACCGCTTTCCGATCACCGACATCTTGAGGCAGACGCCCGACATCCCGGCGGCGTGCCAATGGGCGCTGTTCCTGCGCAATCACGACGAGCTGACCCTGGAAATGGTCACCGACGTCGAGCGCGACTATCTATGGTCGACCTACGCCAACGATCCACGCGCCCGCATCAATGTCGGCATCCGCCGCCGTCTTGCGCCGCTGATGGACAATGACCGGCGCAAGATCGAGCTGATGAATTCGCTCTTGCTGTCGTTCCCCGGCACGCCGATCATCTATTACGGCGACGAGATCGGCATGGGCGACAACATCTATCTCGGCGACCGCAACGGCGTGCGGACGCCGATGCAATGGTCGCCGGACCGCAATGGCGGCTTCTCGCGCGCCGATCCGGCGCGGCTCTACGCGCCGATGATCATGGACCCGGTCTACGGCTACGAATCCGTCAATGTCGAGGCGCAGTCGCGCAGCCTGTCGTCGCTGCTGTCGGCGACCAAGAGGCTGATCGCGGTGCGCAAGTCGACGCTGGCCTTCGGGCGCGGCACCATGACCTTCATCCGCCCGGAAAACCGCTCGGTGCTCGCCTATGTCAGGCAGTATCAGGGCGAGGTCATCCTCTGCGTCGCCAATTTGTCGCGCTCGGCGCAGGCGACCGAGCTCGACCTCTCCGCCTTCAAGGACCGCATCCCGCTCGAAATGCTCGGGCGCACGCGCTTCCCCGCGATCGGCGAGCTGCCCTATATGATCACGCTGGCGCCCTACGGCTTCTACTGGTTCCAGTTGCAGGAGCGCGACAAGTCCGAGCCGGTGACGCCGCGCGCGGTGCCGGAATTCGAGACCCTGGTGGTGCCGCTGAATTCGACCTGGACGTCGCTGGCGCGGGAGCGCGGCGTGTTCGAGCACGACGTGCTGCCCGGCCATCTGGCCCGGATGCGCTGGTACCCGGAGCATTCCGCCAAGGCGATCCAGCCGACGCTGGTGGCGGCGATCCCGTTCTGCGACGTCGGCGACAACCGGCCCTGGCTGATCTTCTTCGAAACCACCGAACGCGGCACCACCAGCCGCTACGTGCTGCCGATGCAGATTGAATGGGTGCGGTTCGACCGCGAACGCTACAACCCGCGCGCTTTCGCCGCCGTGCGCCAGGGCGCGCGCGAGGGCACGCTGCTCGACGTCGCCACCGACCAGATCTTCACCGGCCTGTTCCTGCGCAATTTGCGCGAAAACCTCACGGTCGATGAAGGCGAGCAGGGCCTGAAGCTCGAATTCCGGCCGACCAGCCGCTTCTCCGACCGGCCGGTACGGCAGCCCGAGCGCATCCGCGTGTTCGAGAACGATCAGCCGCATTCGACCGCGCTGGTCGACAATGAATATGTCACCAAGATCTACCGCAAGCTCGAAGTCGGCATCAATCCGGAGATCGAGATGGGCCGCTTCCTCACCGAAGTGGTCAACTTTCCGAACACCCCGGCCCTGCTCGGCACCTCTGAACTGGTCGAGGGCGACAAGCGCAGCGCGATCGCGGTGCTGCATGCGATGGTGGTCAACCAGGGCGACCTATGGACCGTGGCCGCCTCGCACCTCGACCGCCTCGTCGAACGGCAGCGCCTGCTCGCCGCGAGCGAAGGCCCCGCCGAGAACGGCGGCGATCAGGCAACCTATCTGCGCCACATGGCGCATGCCGGAAAGCGTCTCGCCGAGCTGCACATCGCGCTCGCCAGCAACCGGGATCTGCCCGAGTTCGCCCCCGAGCCGACCAGGTCCGAGGACCTGCAGCGCTGGATCGACGAGATCGTGGCGCGCGCCGAGCGCGTGTTCGACACGCTGAAGCAGCGCCGCAGTTCCCTGAAGGAGGCCGAGCGGCTGCTGGCCGATCAATTGCAGGCCCAGCACGATATGCTGCCGGAGCGGCTCAAGGCGCTGCTGCCGCGCGACACTGACGGGTTCAACATCCGCCACCATGGCGACCTGCATCTCGGCCAGCTGCTGGTGGTCAAGGACGACGTCTTCATCATCGATTTCGACGGCGGACCGGGCCGCACCATCGCCGAGCGGCGCCGCAAGGCCCCGCCTGCGCGAGACGTCGCCGGCCTGATCCGCTCGATCGACTATGCCGCGACCGCGGCGCTGGAACGGGCGCTCAAAGTTTTCCCCGACGAGAGCGGCAGGTTAAGCCTCGCTCTGGCCGAATGGCGCGACCAGGCAGCGGATACCCTGCTGGCGGCCTACCGCGTGACCATGGCCGGGCAGCGGCTTTGGCCCAATGAGGCCAAGGCGGCCGACCGCCTGCTCAACTTTTTCCTGCTTGAGAAAGCCTTCTACGAGATCGAGTATGAGTTGGCCAACCGCCCGGATTGGCTCCGCGTCCCGCTGACTGGCCTGTTGAGACTTCTGGCGCAACAGCCGCATGAGGTTGCATGA